Below is a genomic region from Candidatus Diapherotrites archaeon.
AAAAGGCATAAACTCCGCCAAAAAAGGCAAAAAATAGCGTTCTGAAAAACTCTTTTATTTTAAGAAACAGAGTTTTTCCTTTTTGGTTTTGCGGTTTGCTTTGTTGAGCTATTTTTTTATGCTTGAATGCAGTTTCTAATCATTATGCCCTTGTTCGAGGATTTTGTCGGCATCTACGAATTCTTTTTCATGGCCCTGATTTACATTTCAATCGGCCTGCATTTTTTGGCCGCCAAGGGATGGTTCAACAAGCTCAAGCTTGTCATTGCGGTCATCGGCTTTTTCTTTTTGGTTGGAACAATCCCTTTCTTTTACGCTTTTGTCTTCATTCTCGCATGGCTTGTCCTAATGGGCATTCCACTGATGGTTGACAGGACAACCGCTCTAATCCTGCTTGTGGTTGCGGCAATAATCGGGCCAAGGAACCCGTTTTTCCTGTTCCTCTCCCTGGGCCTTTACGCGATCATAAACTTCTGGTTCATCTATTCGGCTTTTGAAACTCTTGAAAAGAAGCCCGCCGGAAGGCAGTGAAACTTGCCGGGCGTTTTTGGCCTCGCCGGAATGGTTGCCTATTCTTCTATCCTGCTGAACAGGTATGCGGCGATTGCGACTGTTGCAAGCATGAACGCGGCCGTAACCGGCAGGCTCAACGCTATGCTTATGTATGACTCTCCGAACAGCGCGAATCTCATTGTTTCAACCGCGTACGTGAAGGGGTTGAATGCCGCAATTGTCCGCAGTATTGCCGGAGAACTCTCCAACGGAAAGAGCGCACCGCTCAGGAAAAACAGCGGCATTATGACCAGGTTTGAAATTATCGGAAAGCCCTGCATGTCCTCCATCACAGAGCCGAACATCATGCCGATTGAAACGATCGAGATTGAGATTATTATGACCGCGACTGCGAGCGCAGGCAAAGCCAGCAAATTTATGTGCACGCCCAGCAGGATGGTCACTGCAAGCATCACGGCTGCCTTGAACAGCGCGTCGGTTGCCCCGCCCAGCGCCTTTCCAATCACTATTGCCGGCCTGCTCACCGGGGCAATCAGCGTTTCTTTCAGGAAACCGAACTGCCTGTCGATGAGTATTCCCATTCCTGAAAAGAACGAGCCGAAAAGTATGGTCATCAGGATTATGCCGGGTGCCATGAATTCAAGATAGTTTGTGCCGGCGCCGCTCACGGCAAACGCCCCGTTGAGGCCGGTTCCGAGTATCAGAAAAAACAGCAGCGGCATGCCGAACTGCGAAATCATCCTGCTTTTGGAACGCCGCATCCTCAGCATTTCCCTTTTCCACAGGAAAAAAACCGCCCTTAATTCGTTGCCCAAAACCATTCCCTTCGCCTCAGCCCCAATTGCCATTCCGCTTTTCATTTCCGCGTGCTCTTGTGCCATGCCTTCCGCAGTATCCTCATGGAGTCCTTCGCGCTTCCTTCCTCTTCCCTTATCGTCCTGCCCGTGAAATGCAGGAACACGTCGTCAAGCGTGGGCTTCCGCACGCTGATGGAATTGACTTCAACGCCGGACTTTTCGCATTCCCGGAGAATCTGCGGAACCTTCTTGTCGGCTTCTTCCACGGAAATGTCAACGCGTCCGTCGTGGCAGGTCACGCTTTTTACCCAGGGATATGCTTCAAGCGCCGCCTTCACTTTCGCGCATTCGGGCGTTTCGATTGAAACAGAGTCGCCGCCAAGCGCGCTTTTCAGCCTTTCAGGCGAATCAAGCGCGATTATCCTCCCCTTGTCCATGATTGCAACCCTGTCGCACACCCCGTCCGCCTCGTCAAGGTAATGCGTCGTCAAAACGATTGTCACGTTGTTCTCTTTTTTCAGCCTTTTCACATATTCCCAGATTCGCTTTCTTGTCTGCGGGTCCAGGCCGACTGTCGGCTCATCCAAAAACAGGACTTTCGGAAAATGCATGAGGCCGCGCGCGATTTCAAGCCTTCTCCTCATTCCGCCGGAAAAAGTCTTGACCTCGTCTTTGAGCCGGTCCTCCAATTCAACCATGCCCGCGGTTTCCCTTATGCGGCGGCTCCTGTCATCCTTTCCGAGGCCGTACATTGCGGCGTGCAGTTCAAGGTTTTCGAATGCCGTCAGGTCTTCATCAAGGCTCGGGTCCTGGAAAACAATGCCGATGCTTTTCCTCACGGAATCCGCGTTTTGGACAACGTCAAAGCCGTTGACCTCGGCTTTTCCATCCGAAGGCCTTTTCATTGTGACAAGCATTGAAATGAGCGTCGT
It encodes:
- a CDS encoding ABC transporter permease, which produces MAQEHAEMKSGMAIGAEAKGMVLGNELRAVFFLWKREMLRMRRSKSRMISQFGMPLLFFLILGTGLNGAFAVSGAGTNYLEFMAPGIILMTILFGSFFSGMGILIDRQFGFLKETLIAPVSRPAIVIGKALGGATDALFKAAVMLAVTILLGVHINLLALPALAVAVIIISISIVSIGMMFGSVMEDMQGFPIISNLVIMPLFFLSGALFPLESSPAILRTIAAFNPFTYAVETMRFALFGESYISIALSLPVTAAFMLATVAIAAYLFSRIEE
- a CDS encoding ATP-binding cassette domain-containing protein, coding for MNAIEISALTKKFGGLAAVDGVSFSVSEGEIFGLLGPNGAGKTTLISMLVTMKRPSDGKAEVNGFDVVQNADSVRKSIGIVFQDPSLDEDLTAFENLELHAAMYGLGKDDRSRRIRETAGMVELEDRLKDEVKTFSGGMRRRLEIARGLMHFPKVLFLDEPTVGLDPQTRKRIWEYVKRLKKENNVTIVLTTHYLDEADGVCDRVAIMDKGRIIALDSPERLKSALGGDSVSIETPECAKVKAALEAYPWVKSVTCHDGRVDISVEEADKKVPQILRECEKSGVEVNSISVRKPTLDDVFLHFTGRTIREEEGSAKDSMRILRKAWHKSTRK